The DNA window CCCAACCGCGTCGTTGCCGCCTGGAGAGATTTCAGCACGGGAGTCAGCCCCGCGATACGGAGGGTGGGGTACAGCCTTTCGACGGACGGCGGCGCGAACTGGTCGGCGGGCGCCCTCCTCCCCATCGTCGATCCGGTCCACCTCCGCGCGAGCGACCCGGCGGTCGGCGTCGACACCGCGGGCAATTTTTATATCGCCACGATTTCCATCAACAACACGAACAACGACGGCAAGATCCTTGTCTTCCGTTCGACGAACGAGGGGGTGACGTTCGATACGGCCAACCTGGCGCCGAGCATCCCGGGGACCGCATTCGACGACAAAGAGTATATCGCATCCGATCTCAACCCGGCGAGCCCCTTCGCAAACGCGCTCTATATCAGCTGGACCCGGTTCGGCACGCCGGGAGGGATCCAGCTCACCAGATCGGCCGATGCGGGGCACACCTGGTCGCCCATGGTTCAGGTCAGCGACGGGACCGGCGTTCAGGGATCCGACCCCGCCATCGGACCGAACGGGGAGGTGTATGTGGTCTGGGCGGGACCGGGGGTCATGTTCGACAAATCGACAAACGGGGGAGCGAGTTTCGGCGTCGACAGCGTCATCAGCCCGGTGTCGAGCCTCCATGGTTTTCCGTCGATCGCCGTGGACTTGAGCGGCGGGGTCCGGAACGGCGCCATCTACGTGACATGGAGCGACTCGCGGAACGGAGACGACGATGTCTTCCTCAGTTCGTCCACGAACGGTGGAAAAAACTGGTCGGCACCCGTGAGAGTCAACAACGACCCGCTCCATAACGGGAAACTTCAATACTGGCCCTGGATCGCCGTCGATGAGCAGGGGGAGATGGCGATTGTCTATTACGACACGCGGAACACCGTCGACAACACCGTCTTTGAAGCGTATCTCGCCAGATCCTCCGACGGGGGGCAATCATTTTCGAACCAACTCCTGAGCTCGGCGCCTTCGCCCGCGAACACGCCGAACTCCGACGTCCGGTTCGGAGATTATATCGGGATCGACTTCTGGAACTCGCACATCGTCCCCGTCTGGACCGACGAACGCGCGGGCGGCTTTAACATGGACATCTACACGGCGGTCATAAGTTTGCCGCAACCTGCCTCGGTCCCGGTGTCGCTCGCCTCGGGCTGGAACATTGTCTCCCTGCCCGTCCTCACGGACAACGCCACAACAGCGCATAACTTTCCGTTAGCAGGTTCTCCCGCATTTTCATACGAGGGAAGTTATCTGATCAACGACACGCTGGAAAACGGCCGTGGATACTGGATGAAGT is part of the Bacteroidota bacterium genome and encodes:
- a CDS encoding T9SS type A sorting domain-containing protein; the protein is GTSPQTGDTLYSRPHDIFPEELMRQMPRSTPRSTPLSTGAATQSLYQNVNVSVDTFPQNEPSVKISRKHPNRVVAAWRDFSTGVSPAIRRVGYSLSTDGGANWSAGALLPIVDPVHLRASDPAVGVDTAGNFYIATISINNTNNDGKILVFRSTNEGVTFDTANLAPSIPGTAFDDKEYIASDLNPASPFANALYISWTRFGTPGGIQLTRSADAGHTWSPMVQVSDGTGVQGSDPAIGPNGEVYVVWAGPGVMFDKSTNGGASFGVDSVISPVSSLHGFPSIAVDLSGGVRNGAIYVTWSDSRNGDDDVFLSSSTNGGKNWSAPVRVNNDPLHNGKLQYWPWIAVDEQGEMAIVYYDTRNTVDNTVFEAYLARSSDGGQSFSNQLLSSAPSPANTPNSDVRFGDYIGIDFWNSHIVPVWTDERAGGFNMDIYTAVISLPQPASVPVSLASGWNIVSLPVLTDNATTAHNFPLAGSPAFSYEGSYLINDTLENGRGYWMKFGGSQMLKLSGDSLTYLSTSAFGQWNLLGSISAPVPVSTITSVPPGLVVSRYFGFSSGYHVIDSLLPGTGCWVKTSGPGQLVLSQSLAKQSIATARELDPLGQLTLSDASGYGQTLYFGVTGGVTDTGKYQMPPGAPGEVFGARFASGRMVELSSPGESRIVPIILTGAAYPLALSWKTPDASASLLVDGKAVPMNGKGSARLLHPPERLELGLAPPALSETPEETRLGQNYPNPFNPATTIPFVINQSSFVTLKVYDVLGREISTLVHEMKQPGRYSVEWNAAGSPSGLYYYRLTAGGYTQSKTTALIR